Proteins encoded in a region of the Campylobacter geochelonis genome:
- a CDS encoding TlpA family protein disulfide reductase — translation MKLKYILIPVLLLFFAGCGDKDDKKSDSDTNLTQTSEAVLTQNTNAPFTLNFADGGVMSIEKTESGLNIADNSTATLFVFFATWCPPCLAEIPSLNNLQEKYKDELKVVGVLMEDKNLDEINSFITDKKIKYQISIGSSNDTFAKTLGGIVGIPYMVLYYPDGKYARHYFGVIAQEMLDKDIQKVL, via the coding sequence ATGAAACTAAAATATATACTCATACCCGTTTTACTACTTTTTTTTGCAGGATGTGGCGATAAAGATGATAAAAAAAGTGATAGCGATACAAATTTAACCCAAACCAGCGAAGCAGTCCTTACTCAAAACACAAACGCTCCTTTTACGCTAAATTTTGCAGATGGTGGCGTTATGAGTATAGAAAAAACAGAGTCAGGACTTAATATAGCCGATAACTCCACTGCAACACTGTTTGTCTTTTTTGCGACATGGTGTCCGCCTTGCTTAGCCGAAATTCCGTCTTTAAATAATCTACAAGAAAAGTACAAAGATGAGCTAAAAGTGGTTGGTGTTTTGATGGAAGATAAAAATTTAGATGAAATAAATAGCTTTATAACCGATAAAAAGATAAAATACCAAATCAGCATAGGCTCATCAAACGATACATTTGCCAAAACTCTTGGCGGAATTGTCGGTATACCATATATGGTGCTTTACTATCCAGATGGAAAGTACGCAAGACACTATTTTGGCGTGATTGCACAAGAAATGCTTGATAAAGATATACAAAAGGTACTTTAA
- the ftsY gene encoding signal recognition particle-docking protein FtsY — MFGFLKKGLGKTLDAIKSAKPQNSKISKELLEEMLLEADVDYEIVEEIIYYLPPTDEVKRDDLKRVISTYFIYDKPNLEPFKPFVELILGVNGAGKTTTVAKLANLYKKSGKKVILGACDTFRAGAIEQLRQWSKKIEIPIIATNQGHDPSAVAYDTITSAVAKGFDNVLIDTAGRLQNQTNLAKELDKIVRISNKAMPSAPHRKIIILDATQGNNGVTQAKAFNQIVKLDGVIITKLDGTPKGGALFGIARELELPILYVGIGESMDDLVEFSPDEFIEDILEAIFDGKS, encoded by the coding sequence ATGTTTGGTTTTTTAAAAAAAGGGCTTGGAAAAACTCTTGATGCGATAAAGTCTGCAAAACCGCAAAATAGCAAAATTTCCAAAGAACTTTTAGAAGAGATGCTTTTAGAAGCTGATGTGGATTATGAAATAGTTGAAGAGATAATTTATTATCTGCCGCCAACAGATGAAGTTAAAAGAGATGATTTAAAACGCGTTATTTCGACATATTTTATCTACGATAAGCCAAATTTAGAGCCTTTCAAGCCTTTTGTTGAGCTTATTTTAGGAGTAAATGGAGCTGGCAAAACAACAACTGTTGCAAAACTAGCAAATTTATATAAAAAATCAGGCAAAAAGGTTATCCTTGGCGCTTGCGATACCTTTAGAGCAGGAGCGATTGAACAACTTCGTCAATGGTCTAAAAAAATAGAAATTCCCATAATTGCAACAAATCAAGGTCATGATCCATCGGCAGTTGCGTATGATACGATAACTTCGGCTGTTGCTAAAGGTTTTGATAATGTCTTAATCGATACTGCCGGCAGACTTCAAAATCAAACAAATTTAGCCAAAGAGCTTGATAAGATAGTGCGAATTTCAAACAAAGCAATGCCATCAGCTCCTCATAGAAAAATCATCATTTTAGACGCGACACAAGGAAACAACGGCGTTACACAAGCAAAAGCATTTAACCAGATAGTAAAACTAGATGGAGTTATCATAACAAAACTTGATGGAACACCAAAAGGTGGTGCACTTTTTGGCATAGCAAGAGAGCTTGAACTGCCTATTTTATATGTTGGAATTGGCGAGAGTATGGATGATTTGGTTGAGTTTAGTCCTGATGAGTTTATAGAAGATATTTTAGAAGCGATTTTTGATGGCAAAAGCTAA
- the radA gene encoding DNA repair protein RadA: protein MAKAKLVFECSACGNRQSKWMGKCPECGSWDSFVELNKEQIEFIEKTSKVVQKNSCAQEICDIKIEEINRISTDDTELDLVLGGGIVDGSLVLIGGSPGIGKSTLLLKIGSNLAKKNINVLYVSGEESLSQIKMRADRLNAVNKNLFLLTEISLENIKNELLQKEYKILIIDSIQTLFSEQIASAPGSVSQVREITFELMRIAKERGICVFIIGHITKEGSIAGPRILEHMVDVVLYFEGDASKELRLLRGFKNRFGSTSEVGIFEMSAKGLISAKDIASKFFTRGKAIAGSAITIIMEGSRPLSVEIQALVCESAYPKRSVTGYDRNRLDMILALLERKIGIALGHYDVFVNVTGGVKISETAADLAVVAAIVSSFKNRPISKESAFIGEVSLNGEIRDVFNLDARVKEAKMQKFKSIIAPSKPLEEKNIKIFIANEINQVLEWM from the coding sequence ATGGCAAAAGCTAAGCTAGTTTTTGAGTGTTCAGCTTGTGGAAACAGGCAAAGTAAATGGATGGGAAAATGCCCAGAATGTGGCTCTTGGGATAGTTTTGTAGAGTTAAATAAAGAGCAGATTGAATTTATAGAAAAAACATCAAAAGTAGTTCAAAAAAACAGTTGCGCTCAAGAAATTTGCGATATAAAAATCGAAGAAATCAACCGCATAAGCACCGATGATACGGAGCTTGATCTTGTTTTAGGTGGCGGGATAGTCGATGGCTCACTTGTGCTAATTGGCGGAAGTCCTGGAATTGGCAAATCAACCTTGCTACTTAAAATCGGCTCAAATTTAGCTAAAAAAAATATAAACGTGCTTTATGTAAGTGGTGAAGAGAGTCTAAGTCAGATAAAAATGCGAGCAGATAGGCTAAATGCTGTTAATAAAAATTTATTTTTGCTAACTGAGATTTCACTAGAAAATATCAAAAATGAGCTGCTTCAAAAAGAGTATAAAATTCTTATCATCGATAGCATACAAACCCTTTTTAGCGAACAAATCGCATCAGCGCCAGGCTCTGTTTCGCAAGTTAGAGAGATAACTTTTGAACTTATGCGAATCGCTAAAGAGCGTGGAATTTGCGTTTTTATCATAGGTCATATCACAAAAGAAGGCTCAATCGCAGGTCCTAGAATACTTGAACATATGGTTGATGTGGTGCTGTATTTTGAAGGTGATGCAAGCAAAGAACTTAGACTTTTAAGAGGCTTTAAAAACCGCTTTGGCTCAACTAGTGAAGTTGGAATTTTTGAAATGAGCGCAAAAGGGCTAATCAGCGCAAAAGATATAGCAAGTAAATTTTTTACTCGCGGAAAAGCCATAGCAGGAAGTGCGATAACTATCATAATGGAAGGTTCGCGCCCATTAAGCGTTGAAATTCAAGCTTTAGTTTGCGAAAGCGCTTATCCAAAACGAAGCGTAACTGGATATGATAGAAACCGCTTGGATATGATTTTGGCTTTGCTTGAGCGAAAAATCGGCATAGCTTTGGGGCATTATGATGTCTTTGTAAATGTTACTGGTGGCGTTAAGATAAGTGAAACTGCGGCTGATTTGGCTGTGGTCGCAGCGATTGTTTCAAGTTTTAAAAATCGTCCTATAAGCAAAGAAAGTGCTTTTATAGGCGAAGTTAGTCTAAATGGCGAAATTCGCGATGTTTTTAACCTTGACGCAAGAGTTAAAGAGGCCAAAATGCAAAAATTTAAGTCCATTATCGCACCATCAAAGCCACTAGAAGAGAAAAATATCAAAATTTTTATAGCAAACGAGATAAATCAAGTTCTTGAATGGATGTAA
- a CDS encoding diguanylate cyclase domain-containing protein gives MEFYNTKAKEIEKRNSNYIKLVNTLGRKLANDSLSHFELQAFFKDMAQYSSQQFEDINQIIDEYHIYEKQVQTHKQNQKMFIKEMVLLCDSVSEDLSKAKMLLDFLIFWMDSQVLGQDKVLLRQISLISSGKTPKEAYELTSISPNGNDTLIRTLNEMLDLLLQRNRELSESNKILAANLEQKQKELLYLNQKYGSIVTVDETTKLPNRKQALKDIDKYINNGVKDESKLGLLLISIGNYDELLKKFGARIDEELILRTIDIIKNTTRSDDVVYFMRRNELLVLCPSSSETSIINIANLLIANTKNSRDINSLFYNKDSAKLNIGIELIDKNIALKDVLKNVDDKLKMAEDGKEAKFVI, from the coding sequence ATGGAATTTTATAACACAAAAGCAAAAGAGATAGAAAAACGAAATTCCAACTACATAAAGTTAGTAAACACACTTGGCAGAAAGCTTGCTAATGACTCTCTTTCGCATTTTGAACTTCAAGCGTTTTTTAAAGATATGGCGCAATACAGCTCACAACAATTTGAAGATATAAATCAAATTATTGATGAGTATCACATCTATGAAAAACAGGTGCAAACGCATAAACAAAACCAAAAAATGTTTATAAAAGAGATGGTTTTGCTTTGTGATAGCGTTAGTGAAGATCTTAGTAAGGCAAAGATGTTGCTTGACTTTTTGATATTTTGGATGGATTCTCAAGTACTTGGGCAAGATAAAGTTTTACTTAGACAAATTTCACTCATAAGCTCAGGAAAAACTCCAAAAGAAGCCTATGAGCTAACAAGCATATCGCCTAATGGTAACGATACTTTAATACGAACGCTAAATGAAATGCTTGATTTGCTTTTACAAAGAAACCGCGAACTAAGCGAATCAAACAAAATTCTAGCAGCAAATTTAGAACAAAAACAAAAAGAGCTGTTGTATCTAAACCAAAAATATGGAAGCATAGTTACAGTTGATGAAACAACAAAACTACCAAACAGAAAGCAAGCCTTAAAAGATATAGATAAGTATATAAATAATGGCGTAAAAGATGAAAGTAAGCTTGGTTTGCTTTTGATTTCGATTGGAAATTATGATGAACTTTTGAAAAAATTTGGTGCTAGGATTGATGAAGAGTTGATTTTAAGAACGATTGATATCATTAAAAACACAACTAGAAGCGATGATGTAGTGTATTTTATGAGAAGAAACGAGCTTTTGGTTCTTTGCCCAAGTTCAAGCGAAACTAGCATTATAAACATAGCAAATTTGCTTATAGCAAATACTAAAAACAGTAGAGATATAAATTCTTTATTTTACAACAAAGACAGTGCGAAGTTAAACATTGGAATAGAATTAATCGATAAAAATATCGCTTTAAAAGATGTTCTTAAAAATGTAGATGATAAGCTAAAAATGGCTGAAGATGGTAAAGAGGCTAAATTTGTTATATAA
- a CDS encoding Dps family protein, with amino-acid sequence MSNVIAQLNQLQADAFVLNVKFHNYHWNVNGIQFFSIHNYTESAYNEIFELFDEMAERAIQLGGKALVCPKELIELAKAPKVEKDSFCGKEVVELIKGDFEYLLAEFRKLAKFADEANDRATGAICDEYIAKYEKSIWMLKQTLA; translated from the coding sequence ATGTCAAATGTTATTGCACAACTAAACCAACTTCAAGCGGATGCGTTTGTTTTAAACGTTAAATTTCACAACTATCACTGGAATGTAAACGGAATTCAATTTTTCTCAATACATAACTACACAGAGAGTGCTTATAATGAGATTTTCGAGCTTTTTGATGAGATGGCAGAAAGAGCAATCCAACTTGGCGGAAAAGCATTAGTTTGCCCTAAAGAGCTAATCGAACTTGCAAAAGCTCCAAAAGTTGAAAAAGATAGCTTCTGCGGTAAAGAGGTAGTCGAGCTTATAAAGGGTGATTTTGAGTATTTACTAGCTGAGTTTAGAAAACTAGCTAAATTTGCTGATGAGGCAAATGATAGAGCAACAGGCGCAATTTGTGATGAGTATATCGCAAAATATGAAAAATCAATCTGGATGCTTAAACAAACTCTAGCTTAA
- a CDS encoding glucose-6-phosphate isomerase, whose translation MLRNSLKFSLVDKEKLKDSREKILKEIESGEIGYFHLSKIAKDTILQTREFVQKHKFKNLVVVGMGGSSLGVKAVVGLLEENYPNSPKIYFLDNLDSYSCKKVLDNIVFKDTLFIISSKTGTTIETISIFKYIVAKFSVLNLGENFIFITDKDSSLEKFGKECGVEIFHIPQNVGGRFSVFSAVGLVPFEMMGFDTLALIKGEEACKSDFLKDDFILQKAYHYATHRNAKINVVFSYLDKFESFNQWYVQLWAESLGKKKIYERVGLTPVGLIGSRDQHSFLQLIMDGIKDKTVTFLSVKASKNSEKIPNLKFAYMGSCDFVNGMGIDEVLNYQAQATMQAVVNEGVSVDSLEFDTLDEWHVGYLLSYYELLTSAVGAILGINTYDQPGVEIGKRILKNIILKG comes from the coding sequence ATGCTAAGAAATAGCCTTAAATTTAGCTTAGTTGATAAGGAAAAGCTTAAAGATAGTCGCGAAAAAATCTTAAAAGAGATAGAAAGTGGCGAAATAGGATACTTCCATCTTTCAAAAATCGCTAAAGATACCATTTTGCAAACAAGAGAATTTGTGCAAAAACATAAATTTAAAAATTTAGTCGTAGTTGGTATGGGTGGCTCATCTTTAGGCGTTAAAGCGGTTGTTGGACTGCTTGAAGAAAACTATCCAAACTCGCCTAAAATTTACTTTTTAGATAATCTTGATAGCTATAGTTGCAAAAAAGTTTTAGATAATATAGTTTTTAAAGATACGCTTTTTATAATCTCTTCAAAAACCGGCACGACAATCGAAACTATATCGATATTTAAGTATATTGTGGCTAAATTTAGCGTTTTAAATTTGGGTGAAAATTTTATTTTTATCACCGATAAAGACTCGAGTTTAGAAAAATTTGGTAAAGAGTGCGGGGTGGAAATTTTTCATATACCACAAAATGTTGGCGGAAGATTTAGCGTGTTTAGCGCTGTTGGGCTAGTGCCGTTTGAGATGATGGGGTTTGATACGCTAGCTTTGATTAAAGGCGAAGAAGCTTGCAAGAGTGATTTTTTAAAAGATGATTTTATACTTCAAAAAGCCTATCACTACGCAACTCATAGAAATGCAAAGATAAATGTAGTTTTTAGCTACTTGGATAAATTTGAGTCTTTTAACCAATGGTATGTTCAGCTGTGGGCTGAGAGTTTGGGTAAAAAAAAGATCTATGAAAGAGTCGGTCTTACGCCTGTTGGGCTAATCGGAAGTAGGGATCAACACTCGTTTTTACAGCTTATTATGGATGGCATAAAAGATAAAACGGTTACTTTTTTAAGCGTAAAAGCCTCTAAAAATAGTGAGAAAATTCCAAATTTAAAGTTTGCTTATATGGGTAGCTGTGATTTTGTAAATGGAATGGGTATCGATGAGGTTTTAAACTACCAAGCACAAGCGACTATGCAAGCTGTTGTAAATGAAGGTGTTAGCGTTGATAGCTTAGAATTTGATACGCTTGATGAGTGGCATGTGGGATATCTTTTGTCTTATTATGAGTTATTAACTAGCGCTGTGGGCGCAATTTTAGGCATTAATACTTATGATCAACCAGGAGTTGAAATCGGCAAACGAATACTTAAAAATATTATTTTAAAAGGGTAG
- the galU gene encoding UTP--glucose-1-phosphate uridylyltransferase GalU, whose amino-acid sequence MIQTCLFPAAGYGTRFLPATKALPKEMLPILTKPLIHYGVEEALEAGMTNMAFVTGRGKRALEDYFDISYELEHQISGTSKEGLLKDIRELMDACKFSFTRQTKMLGLGNAIHTGQNLVSNEPFGVILADDLCINENGDGIMKQMMKVFEKYRCSVVAVMEVNGDEISNYGVISGRNIEDDVLIVNNMVEKPAKEDAPSNLAIIGRYILTPDIFNILSQTEPGKNGEIQITDALMKQASDGIVLAYKFKGRRFDCGSLAGFVEATNYFYGLENAKK is encoded by the coding sequence ATGATACAAACTTGTCTTTTTCCTGCTGCTGGTTATGGAACTCGTTTTTTACCCGCTACAAAGGCACTTCCTAAAGAGATGCTTCCGATTTTAACAAAACCACTTATTCACTATGGCGTGGAAGAGGCGCTTGAAGCTGGTATGACAAATATGGCGTTTGTTACTGGGCGCGGAAAGCGTGCTTTGGAGGATTATTTTGATATCAGTTATGAGCTAGAACACCAAATTTCAGGCACTAGCAAAGAGGGCCTTTTAAAAGATATTAGAGAGCTTATGGATGCGTGTAAGTTCTCATTCACTAGACAAACAAAGATGCTAGGCCTTGGAAATGCGATACATACTGGGCAAAATTTGGTTTCAAATGAGCCTTTTGGCGTGATTTTGGCTGATGATTTGTGTATAAATGAAAATGGCGATGGTATTATGAAACAGATGATGAAAGTTTTTGAAAAGTATCGTTGCTCTGTGGTTGCTGTAATGGAAGTAAATGGCGATGAGATATCAAACTATGGCGTAATTAGCGGTCGAAATATCGAAGATGACGTGCTAATAGTAAATAATATGGTTGAAAAACCAGCCAAAGAAGATGCGCCAAGCAACTTAGCTATAATTGGTCGCTATATCTTAACTCCAGATATTTTTAATATTTTAAGCCAGACAGAACCTGGTAAAAATGGCGAAATTCAAATCACAGATGCGCTTATGAAACAAGCAAGCGATGGGATAGTTCTAGCGTATAAATTTAAAGGTAGGCGCTTTGACTGTGGCTCTTTAGCAGGGTTTGTTGAGGCGACGAATTATTTTTATGGATTAGAAAATGCTAAGAAATAG
- the tupC gene encoding tungstate ABC transporter ATP-binding protein TupC produces MRIENLTQIYGLNLALDVKNLEIDESAITALMGNNGSGKSTLLRIICGIEKPKTGSIISHTPKDKMSILLPEPVLLKRDVGKNFKFALKNSGFEREFSARVGEALELVGLDESFLKKDYYALSSGQTQRVAFAIVLALRSKLILLDEPTNSVDLSTAKLFSKAIEYMKEQYKCGFIIASHDEKWLSAIASNSIFLYNGVVNKFELKNIFNAKDSFINFGQNLSLKTPLNLAKFEQVAIDLSKINLSKTHKNGYLKGILHSVSMIYKDDLLVKIKFGDYLIKAVVDKNEFKNSPLITADEIYFSIKDDAFLGLK; encoded by the coding sequence ATGAGAATTGAGAATTTAACTCAAATTTATGGTTTAAATTTGGCTTTAGATGTAAAAAATTTAGAGATTGATGAGAGTGCTATAACGGCTTTGATGGGAAATAACGGAAGCGGGAAAAGCACGCTTTTACGTATAATTTGTGGGATAGAAAAGCCAAAAACTGGAAGCATTATCTCGCATACTCCTAAAGATAAGATGTCGATTTTACTGCCTGAGCCTGTGCTTTTAAAACGAGATGTTGGAAAAAACTTTAAATTTGCTCTTAAAAATAGTGGATTTGAGCGTGAATTTAGCGCTAGAGTTGGCGAGGCGCTTGAGCTAGTTGGGCTTGATGAGAGCTTTTTAAAAAAGGATTATTACGCGCTTAGTAGCGGACAGACACAACGAGTGGCATTTGCTATAGTTTTAGCGCTTAGAAGCAAGTTGATTTTGCTTGATGAGCCGACAAATAGTGTTGATTTATCAACTGCTAAGCTTTTTTCAAAGGCGATTGAGTATATGAAAGAGCAGTATAAATGTGGCTTTATCATCGCCAGTCACGACGAAAAGTGGTTAAGTGCAATCGCTTCAAATAGCATTTTTCTATATAATGGAGTTGTGAATAAATTCGAGCTTAAAAATATCTTTAATGCAAAAGATTCTTTTATAAATTTTGGACAAAATTTAAGCTTAAAAACTCCTTTAAATTTGGCTAAATTTGAACAAGTTGCGATAGATTTAAGTAAAATAAATTTAAGTAAAACTCACAAAAATGGCTATTTAAAAGGTATTTTACACTCGGTTTCTATGATATATAAAGATGATTTGCTTGTAAAGATTAAATTTGGAGATTATTTAATTAAGGCGGTCGTGGATAAAAATGAGTTTAAAAACTCGCCACTTATCACGGCTGATGAAATTTATTTTAGTATAAAAGATGACGCATTTTTAGGACTTAAATAA
- the tupB gene encoding tungstate ABC transporter permease TupB — protein sequence MDFILDGIMGAFHLLFSFDEETYSAIKATVFTSSFSVVIALLIGMPLGFCLGYYEFRGRKILKLISDTGLAMPTVAVGLILYALLSHRGPLGSFGLLFTLKAVIIGQICLSLPIVISLTASVIENMGKKHALLLKSYHLKGYKKVLTILFENRYSLMVVLATAYGRIVAEVGVAMMIGGNIKWFTRTITTAISLETNKGQFSMGIALALVLILLAFLVNLAVYELKRLDR from the coding sequence TTGGATTTTATTTTAGATGGTATTATGGGGGCTTTTCATCTGCTTTTTAGCTTTGATGAAGAGACGTATTCTGCTATTAAAGCTACTGTTTTTACATCTAGTTTTTCAGTTGTCATAGCCTTGCTTATAGGCATGCCGCTTGGTTTTTGCTTGGGGTATTATGAATTTCGTGGGCGAAAGATTTTAAAGCTTATTAGCGATACGGGATTAGCGATGCCAACGGTTGCTGTTGGATTGATACTTTATGCGCTTTTATCGCATCGTGGGCCACTTGGCTCATTTGGACTTTTATTTACCTTAAAAGCTGTGATTATAGGTCAAATTTGCCTATCGTTGCCCATTGTTATCTCGCTTACTGCAAGTGTGATTGAAAATATGGGCAAAAAACACGCACTTTTACTAAAAAGTTATCATCTAAAAGGGTATAAAAAAGTGCTAACCATACTTTTTGAAAACAGATACTCTTTGATGGTAGTTTTAGCCACTGCTTATGGGCGAATTGTCGCTGAAGTGGGCGTTGCGATGATGATAGGTGGAAATATTAAATGGTTTACAAGAACGATTACAACTGCTATCTCTCTTGAGACAAACAAAGGGCAATTTTCTATGGGAATCGCCCTTGCTTTGGTGCTTATACTGCTTGCATTTTTAGTAAATTTAGCTGTTTATGAGCTAAAAAGGCTAGATAGATGA
- the tupA gene encoding tungstate ABC transporter substrate-binding protein TupA: protein MKKSLALLALSFITALSLNAKDNDLLMATTTSTDNTGLLDAIAPIYKLKTGVDIKWVAVGTGQALEMGKNCDADILFVHSPKVEKEFVKDGYGIDRTAVMYNDFILVADSSLADKFKGKDLKQIFETIKKDDIKFFSRGDKSGTHNKELSVWKSVFGQTPEKEEWYNQTGQGMIATINIASEQKGVTLTDRGTFIKYEDNQKGKNNMVIVSEGDKNLKNFYSVIAVNPKHCAKADYENATEFIKWITSDEGQKFVGDFKLLEKPLFTPDANQRKE, encoded by the coding sequence ATGAAAAAAAGTTTGGCTTTACTAGCACTATCTTTTATCACGGCTCTTAGCTTAAATGCTAAAGATAACGATTTATTAATGGCAACAACCACAAGCACCGATAACACAGGTCTTCTTGATGCTATAGCACCGATTTATAAGCTAAAAACTGGCGTTGATATAAAATGGGTTGCAGTAGGAACAGGACAAGCCCTTGAAATGGGTAAAAACTGCGATGCAGATATACTTTTCGTTCACTCTCCAAAAGTTGAAAAAGAGTTCGTAAAAGATGGCTATGGCATCGATAGAACCGCAGTTATGTATAATGACTTTATCTTAGTTGCTGATAGTTCGTTGGCTGATAAATTTAAAGGAAAAGATTTAAAACAGATTTTTGAAACTATTAAAAAAGATGATATCAAATTCTTTAGCAGAGGCGATAAAAGCGGCACTCACAACAAAGAGCTTTCTGTTTGGAAAAGCGTATTTGGACAAACTCCAGAAAAAGAAGAGTGGTATAACCAAACAGGTCAAGGCATGATAGCGACAATCAACATCGCATCAGAGCAAAAAGGCGTTACTCTAACCGATCGTGGGACATTTATCAAATACGAAGATAACCAAAAAGGTAAAAACAACATGGTTATCGTAAGCGAAGGCGATAAAAACCTTAAAAATTTCTACTCAGTTATCGCAGTAAATCCAAAGCATTGTGCTAAGGCTGATTATGAAAATGCAACTGAGTTTATCAAATGGATAACAAGTGATGAGGGACAAAAGTTTGTCGGCGACTTTAAACTTTTAGAAAAACCGCTATTTACTCCAGATGCTAATCAAAGAAAAGAGTAA
- a CDS encoding IMPACT family protein, with translation MLQTIDEIYTDKQEIKKSTFLSYLCPFSEFETLHKKLKDEHSKAVHIVWAYRYYNKYHQIIENQSDDGEPKGTSGAPSLNSLRGAGLINSAVLVVRYFGGIKLGTGGLVRAYSSSVNLAIDKAKLLDYEIKDSVCFFAPFALISRFEHFFEKENLSVLKEFNEFGMVGSIELSPTEFKSLYEFSHAFLNDGFSFTALPLFAKDMLK, from the coding sequence TTGCTACAAACAATCGATGAAATCTATACAGACAAACAAGAGATTAAAAAATCAACCTTTTTATCATATCTTTGCCCATTTAGCGAGTTTGAAACACTTCATAAAAAGCTAAAAGATGAACACTCAAAAGCAGTTCATATAGTCTGGGCATATCGATACTACAACAAATATCATCAAATCATAGAAAATCAAAGCGATGATGGCGAACCAAAAGGAACAAGTGGAGCGCCCTCTTTAAACTCGCTTAGAGGGGCTGGTTTAATAAACTCAGCAGTTTTGGTTGTAAGATACTTTGGTGGGATTAAGCTTGGAACTGGTGGGCTTGTAAGAGCGTATAGTTCAAGTGTAAATTTAGCCATAGACAAGGCAAAGCTTTTAGATTATGAGATAAAAGATAGTGTTTGCTTTTTTGCGCCTTTTGCGCTAATTAGCAGGTTTGAACACTTTTTTGAAAAGGAAAATTTAAGCGTTTTAAAAGAATTTAATGAGTTTGGAATGGTTGGAAGTATTGAGCTCTCACCTACTGAGTTTAAATCGCTTTATGAATTTAGTCATGCTTTTTTAAATGATGGTTTTAGTTTCACAGCTTTACCGTTATTTGCCAAAGATATGTTAAAATAA